Part of the Pseudodesulfovibrio hydrargyri genome is shown below.
GTCGAGGTTCTGGACGACAATTGGACTGCGGTGACCAAGGACGGTTCACTGTCCGCTCACTTCGAGCACTCCGTGGCCGTGACCTCCGACGGACCGAGAATATTGAGCCTGTCCGACTAGCTCCCCCGGGAGCCGGAAATTCGGGCTTGCTCTTTGTTCAAAAAGGCTGTATAAAACGCAGCTTCGTTAAAAAGGCCACCCCCGACAGGGGGGTATGGGCATTATTGTTATTTAGACATTGGAGATGGTCATGAAAGTCAGACCTTCTGTGAAGAAAATGTGTTCCAAGTGCAAAGTAATTCGGCGCAACGGCGTGCTGCGGGTGATCTGCGAGAACCCCAGGCACAAGCAGCGTCAAGGATAGAGGGTAAAAACTATGGCACGTATTGCTGGCGTTGATCTGCCGAGGAACAAGCGCGTCGATATCGCGTTGACGTACATTTACGGCATCGGCCGCACCATGGCCATGCAGATTCTCGATTCCACCGGTATCGACTGGAAGACCAACAGTGACGACCTCACTGCCGAAGACGTCAACCAGATTCGCGTTGAAATCGAGAACAACTACAAGGTCGAGGGCGATCTCCGCCGTGAGATCACCACCAACATCAAACGCCTGATGGACATCGGCTGCTACCGCGGCCTGCGTCATCGTCGCGGCCTGCCCGTTCGCGGTCAGAAGTCCAAGACCAACGCCCGTACCCGCAAGGGCCCGCGCCGTTCCGTCATGGGCCGCAAGAAGAAGTAGCTCGACAAGAGACTATCGCCGGCGCGCCCGTGCGTGCGCTCGCGTCTTATAAGACTTTTATTCAACGGAGATTAAGGCAATGGCTAAACCCCGTCGCTCTGGGAAGAAAAAAGAGAAGAAGAATATTCCCGTCGGTATTGCCCACGTCAAGGCCACGTTCAACAACACGATCGTGACCTTCACCGACGTCAAGGGCAATGTCGTCAGCTGGGCTTCCGCCGGTGCTCATTTCAAGGGTTCCCGCAAGTCCACTCCTTTCGCGGCCCAGATGGCTGCCGAAGCTGCCGCCAAGCGCGCCCAGGATTCCGGCATGCGCACCGTGGGCATTTACGTCAAGGGCCCCGGCTCCGGCCGCGAGGCCGCCATGCGCGCCATCAACAATGTTGGCTTCAAGGTGACCTTCATTCGGGACATCACCCCGATCCCCCACAATGGTTGCCGTCCGCCCAAACGCCGCCGGGTCTAATTAAGGAGAAGAATCGTGGCAAGATATACTCAAGCTAAATGCAAGCTGTGCCGCCGCGAGGGAGAGAAGCTCTTCCTCAAGGGTGATCGCTGCTACACCGATAAGTGCGCCTACGAGAAACGGCCGTACCCTCCGGGACACGCCGGCCGCATGCGCCACAAGATGTCCGACTACGCCGTCCAGCTTCGCGAGAAGCAGAAGGTCCGCCGCATGTACGGCGTTCTGGAAGGCCAGTTCCGTATGTACTACAAGCGTGCCGAGGGCATGAAGGGCGTGGCGGGCCACAACCTGCTGTTCCTGTTGGAGCGCCGCCTCGACAACGTGATCTACCGCCTCGGCTTTGCCAACTCCCGCGACCAGGCTCGCCAGTTGGTCCGTCACGGCATCTTCAAGCTCAACGGCCGCCGCGTGAGCATCCCGTCCATGCAGGTCAAGGCCGAGGATATCATTGAGGTTCGTGAGGAAGCCCGCAAGATCCCCGTGATCAACGAGGCCCAGGAAGTCATCGCCCGCCGCGGCTGCCCCGAGTGGCTGGAATCCGACGGCGCCAACTTCAAGGGCACGGTTAAGGCCATGCCGAGCCGGGAAGACATCCAGTTCCCGATCAACGAGCAGCTGATTGTCGAACTGTACTCCAAGTAAATAGGGGACTCCATGCTTATTGAGAACGGCGACAAACTCATCAATACCCGCAATTGGAGCGAACTGGTCAAGCCCGAAGCACTCGTGCGCGACCCCAAGTCCTCCAAGATGTATGGTAAATTCATCTGCGAACCTTTAGAGCGCGGCTACGCCACCACCATCGGCAACGCCATGCGCCGGGTTCTTCTCTCCTCCATGCAGGGTTGCGCCATCGTCAGCGCGACCATCGAGGGAGTGCAGCATGAATTCACCACGCTGCCCGGGGTTCTTGAGGACATGACCGAGGTTGTGCTGAACCTGAAGCAGGTTCGCATCGCCATGACCACGGACGAGCCTCAGCGCTTGGTCCTCGAAGCCAACAAGAAGGGGCAGGTCACTGCCGGCATGATCCAGGAAAACCAGAATGTCACCATTCTGAACAAGGATCAGCTCATCGCCACGCTGACCGAAAACCGCTCCCTGAAGATGGAATTGGAAGTCCGCATGGGCAAGGGGTACGTCCCGGCCGACATGCACGAAGGGCTGACCGATGAAATCGGCTCCATGGTCCTCGACGCCAGCTACTCCCCCGTCAAGAAGGTCGCATACTCCGTCGAGCAGGCGCGTGTCGGCCAGATGACGAACTATGACAAACTCATCCTGGAAGTGTGGACCGACGGTTCCGTCACTCCCGAGGATGCCTGTGCATACAGCGCCAAGATCCTCAAGGACCAGCTTTCGGTGTTCATCAACTTTGACGAATCCTCCTCCGAGACGCACGAGGAAGAGGACGATTCCATCGATCTGAACCCGAACCTCTTCAAGTCCATTGACGAGCTCGAACTCTCGGTTCGCGCCACCAACTGCTTGAAGGCCGCCAACATCCAGCTGGTGGGAGAACTGGTCCAGCGTACCGAACAGACCATGCTCAAGACCAAGAACTTCGGCCGCAAGTCCCTGGACGAAATCCGCCGGGTTCTGGACAGCATGACGCTCAAGTTCGGCATGACGGTCGAGGATTTTGACAAGAAATACCAGGAATGGTTGAAGAGGAAAGAGAAAAATGAGGCATAGAAAGTCCGGCCGCAAACTGAATCGGTCCAATACGCACCGTGCGGCCATGTTCAAGAACATGGCTCGCGCCCTCCTGACCTACGAGCAGATCCGCACCACCGAAGCCAAGGCCAAGGAACTTCGTCGCATCGCCGACAAGCTCATCACCCTGGCCATCCGCAACGACCTGCATTCCCGCCGTCAGGCGTACAAGGTCCTCGGCAGCCACCAGATGGTCCAGCGTCTCTTCGACGAGATCGGCCCCCGTTTCGAGGGCGCCGGCGGCGGATACACCCGCATCGTCAAGATGTCCCAGCCGCGCAAGGGCGACTGCGCCCCCATGGTCATCATCGAGCTGACCAGGAAGGCCGGTGAAGCGGCCGCCGAAGCCCCGGCCAAGGAAGAGCCCAAGAAGGCTCCCGCCAAGAAAGCCGAGAAGCCCGCTGAGAAGCCCGTCGAGAAAGAAGAAGAGCCCAAGGCCGAGGAAGCTCCCGAAGCCGCTGAAAAGGCCGACGAAGAATAGATCGGAAAGGGCAGGCATTGCGCCTGCCCTTTTTTTGATTTCTACTATAGATTCCATCAATTTTCAGGATAGGTTCCATGGACATCAGAAAGCTTGAAGCGTTTTGCAAGGTTTATGAATTGCAAAGTTTTTCCCGAGCCGGAGAGGCCATGTTCCTGTCCCAGCCGACGATCAGCTCGCATGTGGCCAATCTCGAGGACGAGTTGGGCGTCAAGCTGTTCGACCGCCTGGGCCGCAAGATCATGCCCACCCAGGCCGGCGACGTGCTCTATGAGAGCATGGTGACCATTTTCCGGAACCTGGACCGGGCCAAGGCGGCCATCGAGGTCCTGCGCGACCGGGTGGTCGGCGAACTGCAGGTCGGGTGCAGCACCATTCCGTCCCACAGCATCCTGCCGGAACTGCTCAAGTCCTTTTCCGCCAAATATCCCGAGGTCTCGTTCGTGGTCCACACCGGTGATTCGTCCGAGGTCATAAAGAAGGTGTCCTCGGGCGACTGGCCCGTGGGCATCGTGGGTAAGCGCCCCGAAGAAGAGGAGTTGACGGCCAAGCTGCTGGCCCGGGACGAGACCATCCTGGTGGCCTCGCCCAACGCGCCCTGGCTGCCCGCCGGGGGGGAGCCGTCCATGGAGGAGCTGGTGCAACTGCCGTGGATCATGCGCATCCAGGGCTCGGCCACGCGGATGGTCCTGGAAAACGCCCTGAACAAGGCGGGCTACTCCTTGCAAGGCCTGAATATCCGCTGCAAGGTCGAAGGGACGTGCGAAAGCCTGGCCCACGCGGTGCATGGGGTGGGGTTGTGCTTCACCTCCAGGCTGGCCGCCCAGTCATTGCTGGACAGCGGCGAGGTCGTGCGCATCAAGGTCCCGGCTCTGGAAGGGCGCAGGGAGTTCTACCTGATCCACCACAGCGGACGATACATGTTCCCGGCACTCAAGGCCTTTGTCGAGTTCCACGCCTAGCGGTCAGGGCAGGAAGACCAGCTCCGGGGCCTCGTCGATGATCCCGGTCTCCACCAGGCTCTTGTAGAAGGCCCGCATTCCCTCCTGCTCCTCGGGCCCGAGGTCGTAGACCAGGCCGTCGAAGTAGGAGCACATCTCGTCATAGTTCAGGCAGCTCTCCTCGGAGGCCATGACGCAGACGTCGCCGATGTTATCCGTGCCCCAGTTCTTACCCGCGAGCAGCAGCCGGGCCGCCTCTTCCACCTTTTCCCGATTTTGCCGCCAGCTTTCCCGGCTGGCGATCCAGACGCCGAAGATGAACGGCAGGCCGGTCAATTCGCGCCAGGCCTCGCCCAGATCGATGCGGTGGGGGTAGTCCGGGTGGTAGCGCAGGTTCAGGGCCTCGTCGCCGATGCACAGGATGGCCTGGGGGCGCTCCCCGGTTCCGAGGACATCGGTGGCGCTGCCGGTGGTGAACACGGTTTTGATATTCCACAGCTTGGCCTGGAGCACGCGGAGCAGGGCGGCGGAGGTGTGGGTCTGGGCGCTGACCAGGATGGTCCTGCCGTCCAGTTCCTCCACTGGCCGACGGCTGAGGAGCAGCACCGACTGCACCGGCCCCCGGCTGCCGATGGCGATGTCCGGGATGAGGTAGTACTTGTCCGCGTGGCGGGCATACTCCACGCTGGAGCAGGAGGACACGTCGAGCTTGTCCGCGTCCATGAGCTTGTTGAGCTCCGCGGGCGGGCCCGAGGTGACCTCGCAGTCCATGGGCAGGATGCCTGTCTCCAGGGGATGGTAAATGGGCAGGACGTTGAGATAACCAATTCTTCCGAGGCGGACGGACATTACTTGGCCTCCATCAGCGTGTAGTCCATGGTGCGCTGGCGGGGCGTGAATCCGGCCCCTTGGACTAGGCGCCGGATTTCCTCGCGGGACAGGCGGAAGGCCACGCCCGCGGCCTTGACCACGTTCTCTTCGATCATGGTCGAGCCGAAGTCGTTGCCGCCGAAATAGAGGGCCAGCTGGGCGATCTTGGGTCCCATGGTCACCCAGGAGACCTGGATGTTGTCCACGTTGTCCAGGACGATGCGGGACACGGCCAGGGTGCGAAGGTACTCCACGCTGGTCAGCTTGCGGCAGTGGGGCAGGGCCGTGTGGTCGGGCTGGAAGGTCCAGGGAATGAAGGCGGTGAACCCGCCGGTGCGGTCCTGGACCTCGCGCACGCGGAAGAGGTGCTCCAGCCGCTGGGCCGGGGTCTCCAGGTGGCCGAACATCATGGTCGCGGTGGTGCGCAGCCCCTGCCTGTGGGCCTCCTCCATAACGCCGAGCCACTGGTCGGACGGACATTTGTTCGGGGCCACCCGGGAGCGGACCTCGTCCACCAGGATCTCGGCCCCGCCGCCGGGGATGGAGTCCAGCCCGGCTTCGCGCAGCCGTCGGACCACTTCGGCCACGGGGATGCCTTCCTTCTCGCTCCAGAAGA
Proteins encoded:
- a CDS encoding selenium metabolism-associated LysR family transcriptional regulator; amino-acid sequence: MDIRKLEAFCKVYELQSFSRAGEAMFLSQPTISSHVANLEDELGVKLFDRLGRKIMPTQAGDVLYESMVTIFRNLDRAKAAIEVLRDRVVGELQVGCSTIPSHSILPELLKSFSAKYPEVSFVVHTGDSSEVIKKVSSGDWPVGIVGKRPEEEELTAKLLARDETILVASPNAPWLPAGGEPSMEELVQLPWIMRIQGSATRMVLENALNKAGYSLQGLNIRCKVEGTCESLAHAVHGVGLCFTSRLAAQSLLDSGEVVRIKVPALEGRREFYLIHHSGRYMFPALKAFVEFHA
- the rpsD gene encoding 30S ribosomal protein S4; its protein translation is MARYTQAKCKLCRREGEKLFLKGDRCYTDKCAYEKRPYPPGHAGRMRHKMSDYAVQLREKQKVRRMYGVLEGQFRMYYKRAEGMKGVAGHNLLFLLERRLDNVIYRLGFANSRDQARQLVRHGIFKLNGRRVSIPSMQVKAEDIIEVREEARKIPVINEAQEVIARRGCPEWLESDGANFKGTVKAMPSREDIQFPINEQLIVELYSK
- the rpsK gene encoding 30S ribosomal protein S11 — translated: MAKPRRSGKKKEKKNIPVGIAHVKATFNNTIVTFTDVKGNVVSWASAGAHFKGSRKSTPFAAQMAAEAAAKRAQDSGMRTVGIYVKGPGSGREAAMRAINNVGFKVTFIRDITPIPHNGCRPPKRRRV
- the rpsM gene encoding 30S ribosomal protein S13, whose product is MARIAGVDLPRNKRVDIALTYIYGIGRTMAMQILDSTGIDWKTNSDDLTAEDVNQIRVEIENNYKVEGDLRREITTNIKRLMDIGCYRGLRHRRGLPVRGQKSKTNARTRKGPRRSVMGRKKK
- the rpmJ gene encoding 50S ribosomal protein L36, whose translation is MKVRPSVKKMCSKCKVIRRNGVLRVICENPRHKQRQG
- a CDS encoding menaquinone biosynthetic enzyme MqnA/MqnD family protein — translated: MSVRLGRIGYLNVLPIYHPLETGILPMDCEVTSGPPAELNKLMDADKLDVSSCSSVEYARHADKYYLIPDIAIGSRGPVQSVLLLSRRPVEELDGRTILVSAQTHTSAALLRVLQAKLWNIKTVFTTGSATDVLGTGERPQAILCIGDEALNLRYHPDYPHRIDLGEAWRELTGLPFIFGVWIASRESWRQNREKVEEAARLLLAGKNWGTDNIGDVCVMASEESCLNYDEMCSYFDGLVYDLGPEEQEGMRAFYKSLVETGIIDEAPELVFLP
- the rplQ gene encoding 50S ribosomal protein L17, producing MRHRKSGRKLNRSNTHRAAMFKNMARALLTYEQIRTTEAKAKELRRIADKLITLAIRNDLHSRRQAYKVLGSHQMVQRLFDEIGPRFEGAGGGYTRIVKMSQPRKGDCAPMVIIELTRKAGEAAAEAPAKEEPKKAPAKKAEKPAEKPVEKEEEPKAEEAPEAAEKADEE
- the mqnC gene encoding cyclic dehypoxanthinyl futalosine synthase, which encodes MSELEKIFDKVLGGERIGFDEAELLYTEADFYDLGWLAHRVRLRKHPEPLVTYVVDRNINYSNVCVCCCKFCAFFREPGAQDAYVLSFEEIGRKIDETKALGGTQILMQGGHHPELPLTWYEDMLRWIKQNHPVHIHAFSPPEVVFWSEKEGIPVAEVVRRLREAGLDSIPGGGAEILVDEVRSRVAPNKCPSDQWLGVMEEAHRQGLRTTATMMFGHLETPAQRLEHLFRVREVQDRTGGFTAFIPWTFQPDHTALPHCRKLTSVEYLRTLAVSRIVLDNVDNIQVSWVTMGPKIAQLALYFGGNDFGSTMIEENVVKAAGVAFRLSREEIRRLVQGAGFTPRQRTMDYTLMEAK
- a CDS encoding DNA-directed RNA polymerase subunit alpha, whose amino-acid sequence is MLIENGDKLINTRNWSELVKPEALVRDPKSSKMYGKFICEPLERGYATTIGNAMRRVLLSSMQGCAIVSATIEGVQHEFTTLPGVLEDMTEVVLNLKQVRIAMTTDEPQRLVLEANKKGQVTAGMIQENQNVTILNKDQLIATLTENRSLKMELEVRMGKGYVPADMHEGLTDEIGSMVLDASYSPVKKVAYSVEQARVGQMTNYDKLILEVWTDGSVTPEDACAYSAKILKDQLSVFINFDESSSETHEEEDDSIDLNPNLFKSIDELELSVRATNCLKAANIQLVGELVQRTEQTMLKTKNFGRKSLDEIRRVLDSMTLKFGMTVEDFDKKYQEWLKRKEKNEA